A window from Nitrospinota bacterium encodes these proteins:
- a CDS encoding heme exporter protein CcmB: MKEFYQVTKAILMKDIKTELRSREFLGNTFMFALLVIIIFNFAFKLTPVNTPELASGILWIAFLFSGTLGLGRSFQVEKENECIQGLALTPVDRTAIYWAKTAGNMIFLATIQIIIIPVFIVLYNHNVMEHPLEMITVILLGDFGFMALGTIIAAMSVNLKARELLLPVLLLPLLVPLIIFAASATSALIHTGNLDLFYSRAKLMAAFDILFFVVSSLVFEYIVDES; this comes from the coding sequence CGAATTTCTTGGCAACACCTTCATGTTCGCCCTCCTTGTGATAATAATTTTCAACTTCGCATTCAAGCTAACCCCCGTAAATACCCCGGAGCTCGCATCGGGGATACTCTGGATAGCGTTTCTCTTTTCAGGAACACTCGGTCTTGGGAGGTCGTTCCAGGTGGAAAAGGAGAATGAGTGCATCCAGGGGCTCGCCCTTACTCCGGTTGACAGGACTGCCATATACTGGGCAAAAACAGCAGGCAATATGATCTTCCTGGCAACGATACAGATAATCATCATTCCGGTTTTCATAGTCCTCTACAATCACAACGTAATGGAACATCCGCTTGAGATGATTACCGTGATTCTCCTTGGGGACTTCGGTTTCATGGCGCTCGGCACGATCATAGCCGCCATGTCTGTAAACCTGAAGGCGAGAGAACTCCTCCTCCCTGTGCTCCTCCTCCCTCTGCTAGTCCCCCTGATAATATTTGCCGCCTCGGCGACATCGGCGCTAATACATACAGGGAATCTGGATCTCTTTTATTCCAGGGCAAAATTGATGGCCGCCTTTGATATCCTGTTTTTTGTTGTATCTTCGCTGGTGTTTGAATATATTGTGGACGAATCATGA
- a CDS encoding CcmD family protein — MSYLAGAYGIIWLAIFVYAFIIDRKVSRLEREIESLKK, encoded by the coding sequence ATGAGTTACTTGGCAGGAGCATACGGAATTATCTGGCTGGCGATATTCGTCTACGCCTTCATAATAGACCGCAAGGTCTCCCGACTTGAGCGGGAAATCGAATCCCTTAAAAAATGA